GAAGGTCAGCTTCACCACGTACGCCGGAGCGCTGAACGGCGCCGTGGCCGACGGCAGCCGGATGTGCAGCCCGGAGCCGTCCTGGGTGCGGTCGGGCAGGTCGGTGTAGGAACCGGCGGTGGGGCCGAGCAGCTGCACGGTCTTCAGCGAGGCGAGGTTGATCCGGCTCGAGCCGAGCGTCGTGATGTCCAGCGTGCCGCCCGGCCAGCCCAGGACCGTGGCGTACAGGACGGTGCCGTCCTTGCTGCGCGTGAACCGGATGTCGCGGTTGGTGCCCTCGCGCGGGGTCGTGAAGGAGCCGCCACCCATCTGCGTCGGACCCTCGCCGTAGGCAGACCACGCGCGGGTGGCGTAGATCGACTCGCCGAAGCGGGCGAGGTAGTCGCCGAGGCCGAGCAGGATCGTCCGCTGTCCCGCGGGGATGGTGCCGTCGGCCATCGGCGCGATGTTCAGCAGCATGGTGCCGTTCTTGCTGACGCGGTCGATCAGCGCGTGCAGCATCGCCTTCATCGAGTAGTAGCCGATGCCGGCCGTGTAGCACCAGCTGGAGCTGGAGATGCTGTCGTCGGTCAGCCAGTACGGGTTCTGGATGTCCCCCGGACCGCCGCGCTCGAAGTCGAAGACCTCGCCGCGGTCGTTGAAGCCGTCCTTGTAGGTGGCGACGACGTCCTTGTTCCACGCGACGGCCTGGTTGAAGTAGTACGCCAGGAAGTTCAGCCGCCGGGACTCGTCGACGCGGGGGAGGTTGAAGTCCTGCCAGAGCAGGTCCGGCTGGTAGCCGGCGACGACCTCGGCGAGTTTGTCGTACCAGAGCTGGTTTTCCGCCGGCGAACCCAGCTGGCCGTAGAGCTTGCGCAGACTGGCGTCCGACTGCGCCGGCACGTGGTCGTAGTAGCCGGTGAAGTGGTAGGCGTGGTGCAGGGAAACCATGAACTTGAGGCCCCGCTCGCGGATCGCGTCGGCGTGCAGCCGCACCAGGTCCAGCCGCGGCCCCTTGGCGACCGAGTTCCACTCGTTGACGGCACTGTTCCACATCGAGAAGCCGTCGTGGTGCTCGGCGACGGGTCCGGCGAACCTGGCACCGGCGTCGGCGAACAGCTGCGCCCACTCCGCCGGGTCGAAGTTCCCGCCGGCGGACTTGAGCTTCGGCGCGAACTGGACCCAGTTGCCCGCCTTGTCCCGGGCCCCGTTGACGAAGTTGTGGTACGGCCACGCCGACGGGTCGCCGTACACGGCCTTGTGGTGGTTGTTCTCGCTGGACCCGCCGACGTACATGGTGCGGGGGTACCACTCGTTGCCGAACGCCGGGACGCTGAAGACACCCCAGTGGAAGTAGATGCCGAACTTGGCGTCCTGGAACCACTCCGCCGCGGGCGGATGCTGGTCGACCGATGACCAGGTGGGCGTGTAACTGCCCGGACCGGCGGTGGCCGAGGCGATTCCGCCACGCAGGAGCCCGGCTGCCGCCGCGCCGCTCACCGTGATCAGGCCCAGTATCGTGCGACGGCTGAACTCGGGCATGGCGCGAAAGCCTCCTCGGCTCCAAAGGATTGAGTTAGCGCTAACATCACTCCGGTTGCCGACGACTGCCCGTTTCCGCCACCGCGTCCCCCGCGTCGCGGCGACCTCGGACCACCGGAACCGATAACATGTTCTAGGCGCAGCCGACGTCGCCGGTCAAGCCCGGCGCCGAGCCGGAATCGAGGCAGGCGACGAAACCCCAGCGTGCACCGCACGGACGGGGTGTAACTTTCATGCATCCCGGCGACTTCTTGTGAGCGTGAACATCCCCGTGGCACACTGCTGCTCGCCTGGCTCTGGAGCGCGAGCAACGGTGACGACAACCGAAGGAGCACCCGTGGAAGTCGCGTCCCCACCTTCGGCGATCCTCGAGCCCCGGCGTGCCCTCGCGCTGATCGCCGGACTGCCGTGCGCCCCGGGGTTGTTCCCGGCGGTGGCCCGGGCGGACGGCACCGGGGGCACTCCGGCCGGCAGCTGCACCGTCCCCGGCACCGGCGGCAGCGGCTACCTGTTCCCGTGAACTGGGGGCAGTTCGCCGCCTGACGCCACGACCGTGGCGGCCGGCCCGGGTGAACGAGCGCTTCGGCATCGCCGGCCGCCACCACTTCGCGCCGGTTCCGCCTCCCACCACCTGAGAAGGGGCCACCATGCCCGCTCGACCGCGCCACCGCGTCCTGCACCTGCTCACCGCCGTGGCCACCGCCCTGGCCGTGGCCACCGTGACACCAGCCGCCGCGGCCGCGCCGGGGAGCCCGGCGCTCACCCCGCCGCTGGGCTGGAACAGCTGGAACAGCTTCGGCTGCGGCGTCACCGAAACGGCCATTCGCCAGGCGGCCGACGCGATGGTCTCGTCGGGGATGAAGGACGCGGGCTACCAGTACGTCGTCGTCGACGACTGCTGGTTCGACCCGCAACGCGACTCCCAAGGCGCTCTGCGCGCCAGCCCGTCGAAGTTCCCGAGCGGCATGAAGGCCCTGGGCGACTACATTCACGGCCGTGGCCTGAAGTTCGGCATCTACCAGGTGCCGACCGACCGCACCTGCGCCCAGCGCACCGGCAGCTACCCCGGCTCCACCGGCAGCGCGGGCCACGAAGTCCAGGACGCCCGCACGTTCGCGTCCTGGGGCGTGGACTACCTCAAGTACGACTGGTGCTCCCCCGCCGGCACCCGCGACGAGCAGGTCGCCCGGTTCACGGTGATGCGCGATGCGGTGCGCGCCACCGGGCGCCCGATCGTCTACAGCATCAACCCCAACAGCTACCACGCCATCACCGGGGACAAGTACGACTGGGGCCAGGTCGCGGACCTCTGGCGGACCACCGAAGACCTGCTGGACATCTGGCAGAACGGCAACACCAACAGCTACCCGATGGGCGTGGGCAACGTCCTCGACGTCACCGCCCCGCTGGCCGCGCAGGCCGGTCCGGGACACTGGAACGACCCGGACATGCTCGTGGTCGGCCGGCCCGGGCTGTCGCTGACCGAATCCCGCGCCCACTTCGCCCTGTGGGCCCTCATGGCCGCGCCGTTGATGGCGGGCAACGACATCCGCACGATGTCGGCCGACATCAGCGCCGTGCTCCGCAACCCGCGGCTGCTGGCGGTCGACCAGGACCGGCTCGGCGCCGGGGGCCGCCGGGTGCGCGACGACGGCGATGTCGAGGTCTTCGCCAAACCCCTGGCCGACGGCTCGGTCGCGGTCGGGCTGCTCAACCGCGGCAGCGCCACGACCACGGTGAGCACCACCGCGGCGCAGATCGGGCTGTCCGGCACGGCGTTCACTCTGACCGACCTGTGGACCGGCGCCACGTCCGCGGCCGGCGCCCCGATCACCGCGAGCGTCCCGTCGCACGGCGTCGCGGCTTACCGGGTGTCCGGTGGTTCCCCGCTGAGCGCCACGACGTCACGGCTGCGCGGCACGGGTTCCGGCCGCTGCCTCGACGTCGACAACGCCTCGACGGCCGCCGGTGCGGGCACGCTGATCTGGGACTGCCAGACCGCGGCGAACCAGCTGTGGACGAGCTGGGAAACCGGCGAAGTGCGCGTCTTCGGCGACAAGTGCCTCGACGCCGACCACCAGGGCACCACCAACGGCACCCGGGTGATCAGCTGGCCGTGCACCGGGCAGGACAACCAGAAGTGGACGTTCGGTGCGGACGGCTCGATCCGCAACGTCCATTCCGGACTGTGTCTGGACGCCGAAGGCGCGGGCACCGCCAACGGCACCCACGCGATCCTGTGGAGCTGCAACGGCCAGCCGAACCAGCGGTGGAGCCGCGCCTGAACCCACCGAAAGGAGATCCACGGTGGCCGGACTGAAAACGACGTTCGTCGCCGTCCTGCTGCTCGCCGTCACGGGGACCGCCGCCCCGCCCGCGGCGACCGCGTCCCTGGTGGAGGTGACCGGCTTCGGCGCCAATCCGGGCGGGATGCGCATGCACGTCTACGTGCCCGATTCGCACCCCGCCCGGCCGGCGGTCGTGGTCGCCATGCACGGCTGCGGCGGCTCAGGCCCTGGTTTCTACTCGGGCAGCGAATCGCGTCGCTGGCCGACCGGTACGGGTTCCTCGTCGGCTACCCCAGCGCCCAGCAGGAGGCCGGCTTCGGGAAGTGCTTCGACACGTGGTCCGACGCGGCGAAGCACCGCGGCGGCGGCAGTGACCCGGTCTCGATCGTTTCGATGGTGACCTACGCCGAACAGCACTACGGCGGTGACCCCAGCCGGGTCTTCGCCACCGGATCCTCTGTTTCGCCGGCGCCGCCGGCTACCCGCCGGGGGCCGGCAAGTGCACCGGCGGCACCATGAACCGGTCTCCGCAGCAGTGGGGCGACGCCGTCCGCCAGGCATACCCGGGCTACAGCGGCCCCCGTCCGCGCGTCCAGCTGTGGCACGGCATCGCCGACACCCTGGTGCCCTACTCGCTGCTGCAGGAAGAGATCGAGCAGTGGACCGACGTGTTCGGCCTGAGCCAGGCGCCGACGTCCACCGACACCCCGCAGCCCGGCCGGCAACGCCGCCGGTACGGCGACACCGTGGAGGCGTACAGCATCGAGGGTGCCGGGCGCAGCCTGCCGTCCACCGGGCTGACCGGGCCGGTCACCCCGCCCCCCGGC
This genomic window from Amycolatopsis mongoliensis contains:
- a CDS encoding PHB depolymerase family esterase, producing the protein MADRYGFLVGYPSAQQEAGFGKCFDTWSDAAKHRGGGSDPVSIVSMVTYAEQHYGGDPSRVFATGSSVSPAPPATRRGPASAPAAP
- a CDS encoding alpha-L-fucosidase → MSGAAAAGLLRGGIASATAGPGSYTPTWSSVDQHPPAAEWFQDAKFGIYFHWGVFSVPAFGNEWYPRTMYVGGSSENNHHKAVYGDPSAWPYHNFVNGARDKAGNWVQFAPKLKSAGGNFDPAEWAQLFADAGARFAGPVAEHHDGFSMWNSAVNEWNSVAKGPRLDLVRLHADAIRERGLKFMVSLHHAYHFTGYYDHVPAQSDASLRKLYGQLGSPAENQLWYDKLAEVVAGYQPDLLWQDFNLPRVDESRRLNFLAYYFNQAVAWNKDVVATYKDGFNDRGEVFDFERGGPGDIQNPYWLTDDSISSSSWCYTAGIGYYSMKAMLHALIDRVSKNGTMLLNIAPMADGTIPAGQRTILLGLGDYLARFGESIYATRAWSAYGEGPTQMGGGSFTTPREGTNRDIRFTRSKDGTVLYATVLGWPGGTLDITTLGSSRINLASLKTVQLLGPTAGSYTDLPDRTQDGSGLHIRLPSATAPFSAPAYVVKLTFSGQIPAPGSGPVPTGWVRIANVTTGLVLDSGGNVASGSVLKQWSYDGSANLQWQLADLGSGYYRIVNRTNGMVADSGGRTGNGVTAVQAAWNGGDSQQWRLAGLGNGRYQIVNRGTGTALDGAGNTTAGSTVVLWAPNSSTNNQWTVTAV
- a CDS encoding glycoside hydrolase family 27 protein, which gives rise to MPARPRHRVLHLLTAVATALAVATVTPAAAAAPGSPALTPPLGWNSWNSFGCGVTETAIRQAADAMVSSGMKDAGYQYVVVDDCWFDPQRDSQGALRASPSKFPSGMKALGDYIHGRGLKFGIYQVPTDRTCAQRTGSYPGSTGSAGHEVQDARTFASWGVDYLKYDWCSPAGTRDEQVARFTVMRDAVRATGRPIVYSINPNSYHAITGDKYDWGQVADLWRTTEDLLDIWQNGNTNSYPMGVGNVLDVTAPLAAQAGPGHWNDPDMLVVGRPGLSLTESRAHFALWALMAAPLMAGNDIRTMSADISAVLRNPRLLAVDQDRLGAGGRRVRDDGDVEVFAKPLADGSVAVGLLNRGSATTTVSTTAAQIGLSGTAFTLTDLWTGATSAAGAPITASVPSHGVAAYRVSGGSPLSATTSRLRGTGSGRCLDVDNASTAAGAGTLIWDCQTAANQLWTSWETGEVRVFGDKCLDADHQGTTNGTRVISWPCTGQDNQKWTFGADGSIRNVHSGLCLDAEGAGTANGTHAILWSCNGQPNQRWSRA